The Pseudarthrobacter sp. NS4 genome includes a window with the following:
- a CDS encoding F510_1955 family glycosylhydrolase, which translates to MPLPPASRTRRYAVLSAAAAALLALAGCTPATSPPAGTTATSGAAGSVMPSSHVHGLAVSGESSQVLLATHDGLFDVTTVPARKIGETNDLMGFTPGPSDGVFYASGHPGPGSDLPNPMGLIKSSDGGKTWEQLSRQGESDFHALAATKSGIVAFDGILRTSPDGKVWDTVAANFAPAVLAGHPDSNTVLATTPEGIQRSTDGGTTWQPLANGPVIQFAAFAHPAEAVGVEPDGTVHYSADAGETWTKKGRIDAEVMAIASIKGEDGRPWVWAATPDGVVVSTDGGMTFRPITAD; encoded by the coding sequence ATGCCCCTTCCACCCGCCAGCAGGACCAGACGCTATGCAGTGCTGTCCGCCGCAGCGGCAGCCCTGCTCGCCCTTGCAGGATGCACTCCCGCCACAAGCCCACCCGCCGGCACCACGGCCACCAGCGGCGCCGCCGGGAGCGTGATGCCCAGCTCCCACGTCCACGGACTGGCCGTCAGCGGCGAAAGCAGCCAGGTACTCCTGGCCACCCACGACGGCCTGTTCGACGTAACCACCGTCCCGGCCAGAAAAATCGGTGAGACCAACGACCTGATGGGGTTCACCCCTGGCCCCTCGGACGGAGTCTTCTACGCCTCCGGGCACCCCGGTCCGGGCTCGGACCTGCCCAACCCGATGGGCCTGATCAAATCCTCCGACGGCGGCAAAACCTGGGAACAGCTCTCGCGGCAGGGCGAATCCGACTTCCACGCGCTGGCCGCCACGAAGTCAGGAATCGTGGCATTCGACGGAATATTGAGGACCAGCCCTGACGGCAAGGTGTGGGACACCGTCGCCGCAAACTTCGCCCCGGCCGTCCTCGCCGGGCACCCCGACAGCAACACGGTCCTGGCGACCACGCCCGAGGGAATCCAGCGCTCCACGGACGGCGGTACCACCTGGCAGCCGCTGGCCAACGGCCCGGTGATCCAGTTCGCGGCGTTCGCCCACCCGGCAGAAGCCGTCGGCGTCGAACCGGACGGCACCGTCCACTACTCCGCAGATGCCGGAGAGACCTGGACCAAAAAAGGCCGCATCGACGCCGAGGTGATGGCAATCGCTTCCATCAAGGGCGAGGACGGCCGCCCTTGGGTTTGGGCTGCCACCCCGGACGGGGTGGTCGTCTCCACCGACGGCGGGATGACCTTCCGGCCCATAACTGCGGACTGA
- a CDS encoding putative bifunctional diguanylate cyclase/phosphodiesterase, translating into MPDKQNPWPYPLRSARALKPSTPTLGDLGFEAMVLRGDTPSGEIEALFRADRGLRAVVVEVKGELALLTRDQLDHRMTGRLGYGRALNARATAEALLPRTTFRLPPSLDLRAAAAALLDRPEESRYQDVLVVPASGAPRVVPVSQVFEGLSDVFRHAAVHDPLTGLANRLGLEESWQALLTGNGSTRTAALYIDLDDFKVINNTFGHRAGDSVLTAFAARLKACTKPADRVARLGGDEFAVLLADVDETMARTLADHILHDLNEPFAHDGHALRVSATLGLAMASDVDADGQGPGTHLEDLLRQADAAMLQAKHEGKRRLGRIDPSQPASHFARQALIRRRLPHALSNAGFSLRYQPLMDIPTGSCHAVEALLRWEDPELGAVSPDEFIHVAEHTGMIHAVGRWVIDEACAQARAWEDAGTPRAISVNISPLQLAAGSLVTDIRASLQRHGVPTSLLNIEITESAAIVDLPSAAAQLRTLIDSGIGVDLDDYGTAYSSLSLLRELPLTGLKLDKSFIDAIDTDPTSAILVAGVIAPAKALGLKTTAEGVERETQLAVLRELGCDTAQGYLISRPLAAADCGKSWPAGPPRRAGWSA; encoded by the coding sequence TTGCCTGATAAGCAGAACCCGTGGCCCTATCCCTTACGTTCCGCCCGCGCTTTGAAGCCGTCCACGCCCACGCTGGGTGATCTCGGCTTTGAGGCGATGGTCCTGCGGGGCGACACGCCCTCGGGAGAGATTGAAGCGTTGTTCCGGGCCGACCGTGGGCTTCGGGCTGTCGTTGTCGAGGTCAAAGGTGAGTTAGCCCTGTTGACCCGGGACCAGCTTGATCACCGCATGACGGGGCGGCTGGGCTACGGGCGGGCGCTCAACGCCCGCGCGACAGCGGAAGCGTTGCTGCCACGCACCACCTTCAGGCTGCCTCCGTCCTTGGACCTTCGGGCGGCCGCCGCCGCGCTGCTGGACCGGCCCGAGGAAAGCAGGTACCAGGATGTGCTTGTCGTTCCCGCATCAGGGGCGCCCCGCGTCGTTCCGGTTTCGCAGGTTTTCGAGGGTCTTTCCGATGTGTTCCGGCATGCGGCCGTCCATGACCCGCTGACCGGCCTCGCGAACAGGCTGGGGCTGGAAGAATCCTGGCAAGCCTTGCTGACCGGCAACGGTTCAACCCGTACGGCGGCGCTCTACATCGACCTGGATGATTTCAAGGTCATCAACAACACCTTCGGGCACAGGGCCGGCGACAGCGTGCTCACCGCCTTTGCCGCCAGGCTCAAGGCCTGCACCAAACCGGCGGACAGGGTGGCACGTCTGGGCGGGGACGAATTCGCCGTGTTACTGGCCGACGTCGACGAAACCATGGCCCGCACCCTCGCGGACCATATCCTCCATGACCTCAATGAGCCCTTCGCCCATGACGGGCACGCGCTCCGGGTTTCCGCCACCCTGGGGCTGGCCATGGCCAGCGACGTCGACGCCGACGGGCAGGGCCCCGGGACACACCTCGAAGACCTGCTCCGCCAGGCGGACGCTGCGATGCTGCAGGCCAAACACGAAGGCAAACGCCGGCTGGGCCGGATCGACCCCTCGCAGCCTGCCAGCCATTTCGCCCGCCAGGCCCTCATCCGCCGCCGCCTGCCGCACGCCCTCAGCAACGCAGGTTTCAGCCTCCGCTACCAGCCGCTGATGGACATTCCCACCGGCTCGTGCCACGCCGTGGAGGCGCTGCTGCGCTGGGAAGACCCGGAACTGGGCGCTGTCTCCCCGGACGAGTTCATCCACGTTGCCGAACACACCGGCATGATTCACGCGGTGGGCCGGTGGGTCATCGACGAGGCCTGCGCGCAGGCCCGTGCCTGGGAGGACGCCGGCACGCCCCGGGCAATTTCGGTCAATATTTCGCCACTGCAGCTGGCCGCCGGGAGCCTGGTCACGGATATTCGAGCATCCCTGCAGCGGCACGGCGTGCCAACGTCACTGCTGAACATCGAGATCACTGAAAGCGCCGCCATCGTGGATCTCCCGTCCGCCGCGGCACAGCTGCGAACGCTGATCGATTCCGGCATCGGGGTGGACCTGGACGACTACGGGACGGCCTATTCCTCCCTGTCGCTGCTGCGGGAGCTTCCCCTCACCGGCTTGAAGCTGGACAAGTCGTTCATCGATGCCATCGATACCGATCCCACCTCGGCGATCCTGGTGGCTGGCGTCATAGCCCCTGCCAAGGCGCTGGGCCTCAAAACCACCGCGGAGGGCGTGGAACGCGAAACGCAATTGGCGGTCCTGCGTGAACTGGGCTGTGACACCGCACAGGGATACCTGATCTCACGGCCGCTGGCTGCGGCGGATTGCGGCAAGTCCTGGCCTGCCGGACCTCCACGGCGGGCAGGTTGGTCCGCCTAG
- a CDS encoding DUF3040 domain-containing protein: MPLSDEERRRLEILEQELTSSDPDLERKLHSGAPGHFQNSAASTVRGVLIVIAAFALVIAGIATEITIIGVVGFLLMVAGAYWFLKDFGPQDGPGKP; this comes from the coding sequence ATGCCGCTGTCGGATGAAGAGCGCAGGCGCCTTGAAATACTTGAACAGGAACTAACCTCCAGCGATCCGGACCTGGAGCGCAAGCTGCACTCCGGAGCACCCGGCCACTTCCAGAATTCAGCGGCGAGCACTGTCCGGGGAGTTCTGATTGTCATTGCCGCTTTCGCACTCGTCATTGCAGGAATTGCGACCGAGATCACCATCATCGGAGTAGTCGGCTTCCTGCTGATGGTTGCGGGCGCGTACTGGTTCCTTAAGGACTTCGGCCCCCAGGACGGGCCAGGAAAGCCCTGA
- a CDS encoding AI-2E family transporter, protein MQDLERKNPWQDGYGRVSIRAGQTLLLLSLAAVLVYAMVQVRLVVIPLMLALILAAAIAPLVNWLRKRGWPSAAATGASFVLLLLVLGFLVTAVVFAVMGQAGELARSAVAGFDQLYAFVRNGPIPVDDQQVDQAREAVLDFVTSSTAASGVVTGLSAVGTFLTGALLTAVILFFFLKDGERIWAFVLRAFKGTRLVRARRVGQESLAVLGGYLRGTAIVATVDAFFIGLALIILGVPLALPLAAVVFTGAFIPLVGATVADALAALVALVANGPATAVIVIIAVILVNQLEGNFLQPVVMGHTLSVHALVILLALTAGTILAGIIGAILAVPTAAVGWAAIKAWNENPDSGSTGGDVSRAERDTALDSKGQGRSATPAPKQ, encoded by the coding sequence ATGCAGGATCTGGAACGGAAAAACCCGTGGCAGGATGGCTACGGCCGCGTGAGCATTCGGGCGGGTCAGACGCTCTTGCTGCTGTCCCTCGCGGCGGTGCTCGTTTACGCGATGGTCCAGGTGCGGCTGGTGGTCATTCCCCTGATGTTGGCCCTGATACTCGCTGCGGCCATCGCACCCCTGGTGAACTGGCTGCGCAAGCGGGGGTGGCCCAGTGCCGCTGCCACAGGCGCTTCCTTTGTGTTACTGCTGCTGGTGCTCGGTTTCCTGGTGACCGCCGTGGTCTTCGCCGTGATGGGACAGGCAGGGGAACTTGCGCGCAGCGCTGTTGCAGGATTTGACCAGCTGTACGCGTTCGTTCGGAACGGCCCCATTCCGGTGGATGACCAGCAGGTTGATCAGGCGAGGGAAGCCGTCCTTGACTTCGTCACCAGCAGCACCGCCGCTTCCGGTGTCGTCACCGGGCTTAGTGCGGTAGGCACGTTCCTTACCGGCGCCTTGCTCACGGCCGTGATCCTGTTTTTCTTCCTGAAGGACGGCGAACGTATCTGGGCTTTCGTCCTGCGCGCGTTCAAGGGGACCCGCCTGGTCAGGGCCAGGCGGGTAGGGCAGGAAAGCCTGGCCGTACTCGGCGGCTATCTTCGCGGGACCGCCATCGTGGCCACCGTTGACGCATTCTTCATCGGCCTGGCCCTGATCATCCTCGGGGTTCCGCTCGCGCTGCCGCTGGCCGCCGTCGTCTTCACCGGTGCCTTCATCCCGCTTGTTGGGGCCACCGTGGCTGACGCCCTGGCCGCACTCGTGGCCCTGGTGGCCAACGGGCCGGCCACCGCGGTGATAGTGATCATTGCCGTGATCCTGGTCAACCAGCTCGAAGGCAATTTCCTTCAACCAGTGGTCATGGGCCACACCCTGAGTGTGCACGCATTGGTCATACTGCTGGCCCTCACCGCCGGCACCATCCTCGCAGGCATCATCGGCGCCATCCTCGCAGTCCCCACAGCAGCCGTTGGCTGGGCCGCCATCAAAGCGTGGAATGAAAACCCCGACAGCGGCAGCACCGGCGGGGATGTTTCCAGGGCCGAACGCGACACCGCCCTCGACTCGAAAGGTCAAGGACGAAGCGCAACACCCGCGCCGAAGCAGTAG
- a CDS encoding three-helix bundle dimerization domain-containing protein yields the protein MLKKTETQALTDVVNRLAERFPGEPRSVIEDLVAHEHSLFDESRVRDYIPILVERAAKLRLVHRQLPVTHPEPLRV from the coding sequence ATGCTGAAAAAAACTGAAACCCAGGCGCTCACGGATGTGGTGAACCGACTGGCCGAGCGCTTCCCTGGTGAGCCACGCTCCGTCATCGAAGACCTCGTTGCCCACGAACACAGCCTTTTTGATGAAAGCCGTGTTCGTGACTACATCCCGATCCTCGTTGAACGCGCCGCGAAGCTCCGCCTTGTTCACCGACAGCTGCCCGTGACCCACCCGGAACCACTCCGCGTCTAG
- a CDS encoding family 16 glycosylhydrolase, which produces MFIALLALAGGTISVAADSSRSKGAEAEGGNPVAPVSGSAEPTAEAASPEPSADSGSPEPSADAGSAEPTADAGPAEPGSPEPTKESDSAEPTAVTGSSSSDALPVGDLPGWTQVFAEDFTEGDVPLGGFPGPIYGTRWSENYKDGWPDTAAQQQPKGQRTSGYYPSKVLSVHDGVLDMYLHSENGVAMGAAPSPIVGGATQRPWNSLVYGRISVRFKADALPGFKLAWLLWPDSKQWPQDGEIDFPEGDLSKVIYAAVHGLDASGTHVIEVLRPNAAFTSWHTATTEWSPGKIEFFLDGKSIGVVTSPVPDKPMHYILQTEACLTGCPAPETSGHVYVDWVGIWTKS; this is translated from the coding sequence GTGTTTATCGCTTTGCTGGCTCTCGCCGGCGGCACGATCAGCGTTGCTGCAGATTCTTCGCGGAGCAAAGGTGCTGAAGCGGAAGGCGGGAACCCGGTGGCCCCCGTTTCCGGTTCTGCAGAGCCCACTGCGGAAGCTGCTTCTCCGGAGCCAAGTGCTGATTCCGGCTCACCGGAGCCAAGTGCCGATGCCGGTTCTGCGGAGCCCACTGCGGATGCCGGTCCTGCGGAGCCCGGCTCACCAGAGCCAACTAAGGAAAGCGATTCTGCGGAGCCGACTGCAGTTACCGGTTCTTCCTCCTCCGATGCCTTGCCGGTGGGCGACCTGCCCGGCTGGACGCAGGTATTTGCAGAAGACTTCACCGAGGGAGATGTCCCCCTTGGCGGCTTCCCGGGCCCCATCTATGGCACGAGGTGGAGCGAGAACTACAAGGACGGCTGGCCGGACACGGCTGCTCAGCAGCAACCAAAGGGGCAGCGAACGTCCGGGTACTACCCGTCAAAGGTCTTGAGTGTCCATGACGGCGTCCTGGACATGTATCTGCACTCGGAAAACGGCGTAGCAATGGGCGCGGCACCGTCCCCCATAGTCGGCGGAGCCACCCAGCGGCCCTGGAACAGCCTGGTGTATGGGCGCATCTCCGTACGCTTCAAGGCTGACGCCCTGCCGGGATTCAAGCTGGCCTGGCTGCTCTGGCCCGACAGCAAGCAGTGGCCGCAGGACGGGGAAATCGATTTTCCGGAGGGGGACCTGTCCAAGGTCATCTACGCTGCCGTGCACGGCCTTGACGCAAGCGGGACGCACGTAATCGAAGTTCTTCGCCCCAATGCCGCATTCACTTCCTGGCATACAGCCACCACTGAGTGGAGTCCCGGGAAGATCGAGTTTTTCCTTGATGGAAAATCGATTGGCGTTGTCACTTCACCCGTGCCGGACAAGCCAATGCACTACATCCTGCAGACGGAGGCCTGCCTGACAGGCTGTCCTGCACCTGAAACCAGCGGCCATGTGTATGTGGACTGGGTAGGGATCTGGACGAAAAGCTAG
- a CDS encoding MBL fold metallo-hydrolase, protein MSEWLEVGADNYVLVTEGSLLNTGLVVGSERAMVIDTGCGPRQGREILDAVREKTGLPLVVVNTHAHYDHFFGNAVFAEAGVTEFWAHQNCAAEIDERGDLQRRFVGTLEPEMSAGEGQNVELVVPNAIVKDQPVLVNLGGLTATLFYLGRGHTDGDLVVGTPTTLFVGDLVEQGAHPSFEDSYPEEWADALRHISALRHRYEFLIPGHGKPCGDQFVKTMANTMSTAVRQARQSIRDTPSDATKAIPVLPYGPEQSRWFIKRLQETRREH, encoded by the coding sequence ATGTCAGAATGGCTCGAAGTCGGCGCGGACAATTACGTGCTGGTCACCGAAGGATCGCTGCTGAATACGGGACTGGTGGTGGGATCCGAGCGGGCCATGGTGATCGATACCGGCTGTGGTCCCCGGCAGGGCCGGGAGATCCTGGACGCCGTGCGGGAGAAGACCGGGCTGCCGCTCGTCGTCGTGAACACGCACGCGCATTACGACCACTTCTTCGGCAATGCGGTGTTCGCTGAAGCCGGCGTCACTGAATTCTGGGCGCACCAGAACTGCGCCGCCGAAATCGATGAGCGCGGGGACCTCCAACGCCGTTTCGTCGGGACGCTGGAACCGGAGATGTCCGCCGGTGAAGGCCAAAACGTGGAACTCGTGGTCCCCAACGCCATCGTGAAGGACCAGCCCGTCCTGGTTAACCTGGGCGGGCTCACCGCAACCCTGTTCTACCTGGGCCGGGGACACACCGACGGCGACCTGGTGGTGGGCACCCCCACCACCCTGTTCGTGGGCGACCTCGTGGAGCAGGGCGCCCACCCGTCCTTCGAGGACTCCTACCCCGAGGAATGGGCGGATGCGCTCCGGCACATTTCAGCGTTGCGCCACCGCTACGAGTTCCTGATTCCCGGGCACGGGAAACCGTGCGGCGACCAGTTCGTCAAGACCATGGCCAACACCATGAGCACCGCAGTCCGCCAGGCACGCCAGTCCATCCGGGACACCCCAAGCGACGCCACCAAGGCCATCCCGGTCCTGCCCTACGGGCCCGAGCAGTCCCGCTGGTTCATCAAGCGGCTCCAGGAGACCCGCCGGGAGCACTGA
- a CDS encoding helix-turn-helix transcriptional regulator, producing MSALADGREAYAQRRWPDAIGLYTAAEQDAELTAGDLERLAIAVILTGRGPDGVDILGRAHLRYLADGDHSAAVRCAAWTGLNLILLGEPARSAGWLARARRIIDDVPQPCPYEGLLFIPAGLGALYGGDGTAAAEAFTRAADLGRERGDADTAALGTLGLGQTKILLGQFPDGLALLDEAMVAVTLGEISPVPAGIIYCAVIETCRLAFDLNRAHEWTRALDRWCGAQQNLVYFSGQCQMHRAELYRLHGAWAEALDAARAAQELAFRGDRMATYGGFYEQGEIHRLRGDFDAAETAYLHAEETGFPAQPGLALLRLAQGRPDQAQSLLRQAMDTVDPAYRRRMLAARVEIELAAGDARAARAAMEELASLCASLDMPMLHALAEQSEAAVLFHEGSPEASLVLLRRAWSRWLSLDAPFEAARCRALLASLCAALGDEESARLERDAARAVFFELGAVPALPVLERSAPAGLAAPPAPVPVSRNRGDDAPAGPLTARETEVLRLVSAGLGNRDIAAELFISEKTVARHLSNIFTKLDLTSRTAATAYAYRHGLV from the coding sequence ATGTCCGCACTCGCAGATGGCCGGGAAGCCTACGCCCAACGGCGCTGGCCAGACGCCATAGGGCTCTACACCGCTGCCGAGCAGGATGCCGAACTGACCGCCGGTGACCTTGAACGGCTGGCCATCGCCGTCATCCTCACCGGCCGGGGCCCGGACGGGGTGGACATCCTGGGCCGGGCCCACCTGAGGTACCTCGCCGACGGCGACCACTCCGCCGCCGTCCGGTGCGCCGCCTGGACCGGACTGAACCTCATCCTGCTGGGAGAACCGGCCCGCAGCGCCGGCTGGCTGGCCCGCGCCCGCCGGATCATCGACGACGTGCCCCAACCGTGCCCCTACGAGGGGCTGCTGTTTATCCCCGCCGGGTTGGGCGCCCTCTATGGGGGCGACGGCACCGCCGCAGCCGAAGCCTTCACCCGGGCCGCTGACCTCGGGCGGGAGCGTGGCGATGCGGACACGGCGGCCCTTGGCACGCTCGGGCTCGGGCAAACCAAGATTCTGCTCGGCCAGTTCCCGGACGGCCTGGCCCTGCTGGACGAAGCCATGGTGGCCGTCACCCTTGGGGAAATTTCCCCGGTCCCCGCCGGGATCATCTACTGCGCAGTCATTGAAACCTGCCGCCTCGCCTTCGACCTCAACAGGGCGCACGAGTGGACCCGGGCGCTGGACCGGTGGTGCGGCGCGCAACAGAACCTGGTGTATTTCAGCGGCCAGTGCCAGATGCACCGGGCCGAGCTGTACCGGCTGCACGGCGCCTGGGCCGAGGCCCTGGACGCGGCCCGGGCGGCGCAGGAGCTGGCCTTCCGCGGCGACCGGATGGCCACCTACGGCGGGTTCTATGAACAGGGCGAAATCCACCGGCTCCGGGGCGACTTTGACGCGGCCGAAACCGCCTACCTGCACGCTGAGGAGACCGGCTTCCCGGCGCAGCCCGGGCTGGCGCTTCTGCGCCTTGCCCAAGGCAGGCCTGACCAGGCCCAGTCCCTGCTCCGGCAGGCCATGGACACCGTGGACCCCGCGTACCGGCGGCGGATGCTGGCCGCCCGGGTGGAAATCGAGCTGGCAGCAGGCGACGCGCGGGCAGCACGGGCCGCCATGGAGGAACTGGCTTCACTCTGCGCCTCGCTCGACATGCCCATGCTGCACGCCCTCGCCGAGCAGTCCGAGGCTGCCGTCCTGTTCCACGAGGGCAGCCCCGAGGCTTCCCTGGTCCTGCTCCGCCGCGCGTGGTCCCGCTGGCTCAGCCTCGATGCCCCGTTCGAAGCGGCCCGCTGCCGCGCCCTCCTGGCCAGCCTGTGCGCTGCGCTCGGCGATGAGGAATCCGCGAGGCTGGAGCGTGATGCGGCCCGGGCGGTATTTTTCGAACTGGGGGCCGTGCCGGCGCTGCCGGTGCTTGAACGATCGGCGCCCGCCGGGCTGGCAGCCCCGCCGGCTCCAGTACCAGTCTCAAGGAACCGCGGCGACGACGCCCCCGCCGGTCCGCTCACCGCCCGCGAAACCGAGGTTCTCCGGCTCGTCTCCGCCGGACTGGGCAACCGTGACATCGCCGCGGAGCTGTTCATCAGCGAGAAAACGGTGGCCCGGCACCTGAGCAATATCTTCACCAAGCTGGATCTCACCTCGCGGACCGCAGCCACGGCCTATGCCTACCGGCACGGGCTCGTCTGA
- a CDS encoding flavin-containing monooxygenase — MNTTQAAGTGGTTGAAAVDTVIIGAGQSGLALGYYLAQQHRTFVILDAGARVGDAWRSRWDSLRLFTPAKYNGLPGLPFPGDGLAFPTKDEQAAYLEDYAKQFHLPVLLNTAVTRLTHDGQQFHVAAGARRWVAANAVLATGACSLPRTPGFAAELPSGVVQLHSHEYKNPAQLQPGPVLVVGAGNSGAEIALETSRTHETWLAGKPSAQIPFRHGRTAARFFFPVVRFAGLHVLNTSTPAGRRMLARTTAQATPLIRTKLADLTAAGAQLVPRVSGVQDGQVLLDDGRCLPVANVIWCTGFREDYPWLDIPALPADWRQRQHRGVVEALPGLYLLGKAAIFAEASEALPGVGRDAKYLARRLAAASALRDETAAKTRVAA; from the coding sequence ATGAACACCACCCAGGCAGCTGGCACCGGCGGCACCACCGGCGCTGCCGCCGTCGACACCGTCATTATCGGAGCCGGCCAGTCCGGGCTGGCGCTCGGCTACTACCTGGCGCAGCAGCACCGGACCTTCGTCATTCTTGACGCGGGGGCACGCGTGGGCGACGCGTGGCGGAGCCGCTGGGATTCGCTGCGCCTGTTCACGCCCGCCAAGTACAACGGCCTGCCCGGCCTGCCCTTCCCCGGCGACGGCCTCGCCTTCCCCACCAAGGACGAGCAGGCGGCCTACCTGGAGGATTACGCCAAGCAGTTCCACCTGCCGGTCCTGCTCAACACGGCCGTCACCCGGTTGACCCACGACGGGCAGCAGTTCCACGTCGCGGCAGGCGCCCGGCGCTGGGTGGCGGCGAACGCTGTCCTGGCCACCGGCGCCTGTTCCCTGCCCAGGACGCCGGGCTTTGCTGCCGAACTGCCCTCCGGCGTCGTGCAGCTCCACTCCCACGAGTACAAGAACCCCGCCCAGCTCCAACCCGGCCCGGTCCTGGTGGTGGGGGCAGGCAATTCCGGGGCGGAGATCGCCCTGGAGACCAGCCGAACCCATGAGACGTGGCTGGCCGGCAAGCCAAGCGCCCAAATTCCGTTCCGGCACGGCCGGACAGCGGCCCGCTTCTTTTTCCCGGTGGTCCGCTTCGCCGGATTGCACGTGCTGAACACCAGCACTCCGGCGGGGCGCAGGATGCTGGCCAGGACCACTGCCCAAGCCACTCCATTGATCCGGACCAAGCTGGCAGACCTCACCGCCGCGGGCGCCCAGCTGGTGCCGCGGGTCAGCGGCGTGCAGGACGGCCAGGTACTGCTCGACGACGGCCGGTGCCTGCCCGTAGCAAACGTCATATGGTGCACCGGCTTCAGGGAGGATTACCCATGGCTGGACATCCCGGCCCTGCCGGCGGACTGGCGGCAACGGCAGCACCGCGGGGTCGTGGAAGCGCTGCCGGGCCTGTACCTGCTGGGGAAGGCCGCCATCTTCGCGGAAGCATCGGAAGCCCTTCCCGGCGTTGGCCGGGACGCAAAGTACCTGGCGAGGCGGCTGGCCGCCGCTTCAGCCCTACGGGACGAAACGGCAGCCAAGACCCGGGTTGCGGCATGA
- a CDS encoding dihydrolipoamide acetyltransferase family protein, whose translation MSETKVFLLPDLGEGLTEAELVAWHVSVGDEIRVDQPIAEVETAKSTVEVPSPYAGIVAELHGQPGETLDVGKPLISVTPMGAAAAPSAPVAEPAEPEVEPEETELGEAPERVVEPAGTSAAAQTYREEEKAGSGNVLIGYGTPGGHGVARRTRARKASAAGPVDTLPLEDGAADPLEDGAADAGPAADADVDLSLLRTRVPGRLGAVISPLVRRMAREHGVDLGELPGSGEGGLIMRRDVEAAIHPAEPDTAAAPDVEPSPVAEPTPVAEPAGAKPAESRGVDARTGLAVSARTPVRGVRKAVAANMARSRSEIPEATVWVDVDATALLELREGLKSGTSQVPGLLAFVARFVTAGLKKFPELNTRIETAEDGSQEIVAFDGINLGIAAQTDRGLMVPSVRAAEKLSARELDAEIRRLTDVARQGKATPTELGSGTFTLNNYGVFGVDGSAAIINHPEVAILGVGRIIDKPWVVNGELAVRKVTELTLTFDHRVCDGGTAAGFLRFVADAIENPNSLLADI comes from the coding sequence ATGAGTGAAACCAAAGTATTCCTGCTTCCGGACCTGGGCGAAGGCCTCACCGAAGCCGAACTGGTGGCCTGGCACGTTTCCGTGGGGGACGAGATCCGCGTGGACCAGCCCATCGCCGAGGTGGAAACCGCCAAGTCCACGGTGGAGGTGCCTTCCCCGTACGCCGGGATAGTTGCCGAACTGCACGGGCAGCCCGGGGAGACCCTGGACGTGGGAAAGCCGCTGATTTCCGTGACGCCGATGGGGGCTGCTGCCGCTCCTTCTGCTCCCGTGGCTGAGCCTGCCGAGCCGGAGGTGGAGCCTGAGGAAACTGAGTTGGGGGAGGCTCCCGAACGGGTGGTTGAGCCCGCCGGAACCTCCGCGGCGGCCCAGACCTACCGCGAGGAGGAAAAGGCGGGGTCCGGCAATGTGCTGATTGGCTACGGAACCCCGGGCGGGCACGGCGTGGCCCGCCGCACCCGGGCGCGGAAAGCATCTGCGGCCGGACCTGTCGATACCCTTCCCTTGGAGGACGGGGCCGCCGATCCCTTGGAGGATGGGGCGGCCGACGCCGGTCCGGCGGCGGATGCCGACGTGGACCTTTCGCTCCTGCGCACCCGGGTCCCCGGCAGGCTTGGCGCGGTGATCTCACCGTTGGTCCGGCGCATGGCGCGGGAACACGGCGTCGATCTTGGCGAGCTCCCCGGCTCCGGCGAGGGCGGCCTGATCATGCGCCGCGACGTTGAAGCGGCAATCCACCCCGCCGAGCCGGATACTGCGGCTGCCCCGGACGTTGAACCGAGCCCGGTAGCTGAACCGACCCCCGTGGCGGAGCCTGCCGGGGCCAAGCCCGCCGAAAGCCGAGGCGTGGATGCGCGGACCGGCCTGGCCGTTTCTGCACGGACACCTGTCCGGGGAGTACGCAAAGCCGTTGCCGCCAACATGGCACGCAGCCGTTCGGAGATCCCCGAGGCGACTGTGTGGGTGGACGTCGATGCCACCGCGCTTCTGGAGCTTCGCGAGGGACTCAAGTCCGGCACCTCCCAGGTGCCCGGCCTGCTCGCGTTCGTTGCCCGGTTCGTTACCGCCGGGCTGAAAAAGTTCCCGGAGCTGAACACGCGCATCGAAACCGCGGAGGACGGGTCCCAGGAGATTGTCGCGTTTGACGGGATCAACCTGGGCATCGCCGCCCAGACCGACCGGGGCCTGATGGTGCCGTCTGTCCGCGCAGCGGAGAAGCTGAGTGCCCGCGAGCTGGATGCGGAGATCCGCCGCCTGACCGACGTAGCCCGCCAGGGCAAGGCGACCCCCACCGAACTCGGCAGCGGAACGTTCACGCTCAACAATTACGGGGTGTTCGGCGTGGACGGGTCCGCGGCGATCATCAACCACCCCGAGGTGGCCATCCTGGGCGTCGGCCGGATCATTGACAAGCCCTGGGTGGTGAACGGCGAACTGGCCGTCCGGAAGGTCACCGAGCTGACCCTGACCTTCGACCACCGCGTCTGCGACGGCGGGACGGCGGCCGGCTTCCTGCGGTTCGTGGCGGATGCGATCGAAAACCCGAACTCACTCCTGGCGGACATTTAA